In one window of Rhodoglobus vestalii DNA:
- a CDS encoding prepilin-type N-terminal cleavage/methylation domain-containing protein gives MLVRLNKALVSHHRNGSKDDQKGFTLIELLVVIIIIGILAAIAIPVFLNQRTSAWKASVANDLKNAAIVVETYGTNNNGSYASFDQSAANIQITDGNQIKVTANANDYIIEGSNGNVSPGFQTYDSDGGGLQDWSDTGAAIVTP, from the coding sequence ATGCTCGTTCGACTCAACAAGGCGTTGGTTTCGCACCACCGCAACGGCAGCAAAGACGACCAGAAGGGCTTCACGCTCATTGAGCTGCTCGTCGTCATCATCATCATCGGAATTCTCGCGGCAATCGCGATTCCCGTATTCCTGAACCAGCGCACCAGCGCATGGAAGGCATCCGTAGCCAACGACCTCAAAAACGCAGCAATCGTCGTAGAGACGTACGGCACAAACAACAATGGTTCGTACGCGTCATTTGATCAGAGCGCTGCGAATATTCAAATTACGGACGGCAACCAAATTAAGGTGACCGCAAACGCTAACGACTACATCATCGAAGGAAGCAACGGCAACGTATCGCCTGGATTCCAGACGTACGACAGCGATGGTGGGGGGCTCCAAGATTGGTCGGACACCGGCGCGGCTATTGTGACCCCGTAG
- a CDS encoding type IV pilus modification PilV family protein, with product MKHLNRLVSSDRDTDRGMTLIEVVVAISLIGIIATAAISLTITSIASITTQQRSQVAIALASNAMETVTAHTLSFNPDSGESRIYDGRAEAAVVAAWTSLAGFPGTDSTYPVWDSSVLPVSAPDIPIDTANPTNDPTPPPTLNGTEYRVRTLIGACYQPNAGGDCARLTGEATPPVTEPAGYSKLIRVVVVVSWTAGGECAVTACTYQTSTLLDVHQDLKWKVNG from the coding sequence GTGAAGCACCTTAACCGCCTTGTGTCGAGCGATCGCGACACCGACCGCGGTATGACCCTCATCGAGGTGGTTGTCGCCATCAGCCTCATCGGCATCATTGCGACGGCCGCTATCTCCCTCACGATCACGAGCATCGCTTCCATTACTACCCAGCAGCGCAGCCAGGTTGCGATCGCTCTTGCCAGCAACGCTATGGAGACGGTGACCGCGCACACTCTCAGCTTTAACCCCGACAGCGGCGAGAGTCGCATCTACGACGGGCGCGCTGAGGCGGCAGTGGTGGCCGCGTGGACTTCACTTGCCGGATTTCCGGGAACCGACTCGACCTACCCTGTCTGGGACTCTTCCGTGCTTCCCGTTTCGGCACCAGATATTCCGATTGATACGGCGAACCCGACAAACGACCCGACGCCGCCGCCGACTCTCAACGGCACCGAATACCGTGTGCGAACACTGATCGGCGCCTGCTACCAGCCCAATGCCGGGGGAGACTGTGCGCGCCTCACCGGCGAGGCCACTCCGCCAGTGACCGAGCCGGCCGGCTACAGCAAGCTCATTCGCGTAGTTGTGGTGGTCAGTTGGACTGCGGGCGGGGAGTGCGCCGTCACTGCGTGCACCTACCAAACCAGCACCCTGCTCGATGTGCACCAAGACTTGAAATGGAAAGTCAATGGTTGA
- a CDS encoding PulJ/GspJ family protein, which produces MVEHSTESEDPDDSGFTLTELIVSVGVFTLFMAMMVSTVVVLSHGATRTQLVGQSTNSAITMFGALDRQVRYSDAINYPGAGVSGNRYVEFRTPAESTVSQVIPLCTQWKFDPTASTISSRSWNDTPSSTATPWVLRISNVIDDQTASDPYPFRLMPAGTTGSALQQLDVKLHAGNEARDEGVEFTSSFVARNSSIRSESNADFNADQVSDTPVCVRAGSRA; this is translated from the coding sequence ATGGTTGAGCACAGCACCGAATCGGAGGACCCAGACGACAGCGGTTTCACCCTAACCGAGCTCATCGTCTCCGTCGGCGTCTTTACGCTGTTCATGGCAATGATGGTTTCCACGGTGGTGGTTCTGTCGCACGGAGCAACCCGCACTCAACTTGTTGGCCAGTCCACCAATTCGGCCATCACCATGTTTGGGGCTCTTGACCGTCAAGTCCGCTACTCCGACGCCATCAACTATCCCGGCGCCGGGGTATCAGGCAACCGTTATGTAGAATTTCGAACCCCGGCGGAGAGCACGGTGTCGCAAGTCATTCCCCTGTGCACCCAGTGGAAGTTTGACCCGACAGCGTCGACCATTAGTTCGCGGTCCTGGAACGACACTCCCAGCTCGACCGCAACCCCGTGGGTGCTTCGTATCAGCAATGTCATTGATGACCAGACGGCATCAGACCCTTACCCCTTCCGCCTGATGCCCGCCGGGACCACCGGCTCAGCACTTCAACAACTTGACGTGAAACTCCATGCCGGCAATGAAGCCCGGGATGAGGGAGTCGAGTTCACGAGCTCCTTCGTCGCCCGCAACAGTTCGATTCGTTCCGAAAGCAACGCCGACTTCAACGCTGACCAAGTCAGCGACACCCCGGTCTGCGTACGAGCAGGGAGCAGAGCATGA
- a CDS encoding RICIN domain-containing protein, producing the protein MIRLAKLFTALRDRTRTNGAAESGVAMLTAIFFMVIIAGLSVVLLSVTLSQSAPGFTAQKSTKTIYSAQAGLQAALGVMRTAADDTSPVDEVVGDIEKLPCTMTGSVDGIASGTSYAVAVQYFTTDPTGKGTTWRDNNDGHSCVNGAGPVMDVADSSIRPRFAFIRSTGVGVTLPGQDATVGNRSLSAIYKFKVNNANIAGGLMYTAGRSHCLQAMSATAGSTIRYKAAGSCTDPDRELWIYSTDYRLQLASTTRNGALGLCITGPAVDGQGTQNATLQPCAPGNDPSRWNQLWSWTNSWQGQRANITGGLSNYCLSAGPSPNYASGRVQVQKDSCGARFDATPQVGAGAASKATNQVVNYKEFGRCLDVTDESITKAYMISYPCKQAAGAANQSIKWNHKWFYDEPAAGQASLANQEIRIFLNDNNPSGEYCFQAPISGAGADTTFGRCDESARQKWERVYNTGDYVSSYVFLDYLGRCLVTDPSSLHASQYSKIRVAACNGSLEQKWNAPPVYVDSDFGGFREVSE; encoded by the coding sequence ATGATCCGTCTAGCCAAACTTTTCACCGCACTGCGCGATCGAACCCGCACCAATGGTGCTGCCGAGAGCGGGGTGGCAATGCTCACCGCCATCTTCTTCATGGTCATCATTGCCGGGCTCTCAGTGGTGCTCCTCAGCGTCACACTGTCACAGTCGGCACCCGGCTTCACCGCCCAAAAGAGCACTAAAACGATTTACTCCGCTCAGGCGGGGCTGCAAGCAGCCCTTGGCGTGATGCGCACCGCCGCAGACGATACAAGTCCCGTGGATGAGGTTGTCGGCGACATAGAAAAGCTTCCGTGCACCATGACCGGCAGTGTCGATGGCATCGCCTCGGGCACGTCCTACGCCGTTGCCGTGCAGTACTTCACCACAGACCCCACCGGTAAGGGAACAACGTGGCGGGACAATAATGATGGTCACTCGTGCGTCAATGGCGCCGGCCCCGTCATGGACGTCGCCGACTCCAGCATTCGCCCACGGTTCGCCTTCATCCGCTCCACCGGCGTCGGCGTGACTCTCCCAGGCCAGGACGCGACGGTCGGCAACCGAAGCTTGTCGGCGATCTACAAGTTCAAAGTGAATAACGCAAACATCGCCGGTGGTTTGATGTACACGGCGGGTCGCAGTCACTGTCTCCAGGCAATGTCGGCCACCGCCGGTTCAACAATTCGGTATAAAGCCGCGGGATCATGTACTGACCCCGATAGAGAACTCTGGATTTATTCCACCGACTACCGTCTCCAGCTCGCAAGCACCACACGCAACGGTGCTCTCGGTTTGTGCATCACCGGGCCGGCGGTAGATGGGCAAGGAACTCAGAACGCCACCCTTCAGCCGTGCGCCCCGGGAAACGACCCCAGCCGCTGGAATCAACTGTGGAGTTGGACAAACAGTTGGCAGGGTCAAAGAGCGAATATCACCGGGGGGCTGAGCAACTATTGCCTTAGTGCTGGCCCTAGCCCCAACTATGCCAGTGGGCGAGTGCAAGTGCAGAAGGACAGCTGTGGGGCACGGTTCGATGCAACACCCCAGGTTGGTGCCGGCGCTGCCAGCAAAGCAACCAATCAGGTCGTCAATTATAAAGAATTCGGCCGCTGCCTTGACGTAACCGATGAGAGCATCACCAAGGCCTATATGATCTCCTACCCGTGTAAGCAGGCAGCAGGCGCGGCGAACCAGAGCATCAAATGGAACCACAAGTGGTTCTATGACGAACCGGCCGCGGGTCAGGCCAGTCTCGCCAACCAAGAAATTCGCATCTTCCTCAACGACAACAACCCCAGCGGTGAATATTGTTTCCAAGCTCCGATCTCTGGCGCGGGCGCCGACACCACCTTCGGCCGATGCGACGAATCAGCGCGACAGAAATGGGAGCGTGTCTATAACACCGGCGACTATGTCAGCAGCTATGTCTTTCTCGATTACCTGGGGCGCTGCCTTGTGACAGACCCCTCCAGTCTTCACGCCAGCCAGTACTCCAAGATTCGGGTAGCCGCCTGCAACGGTTCGCTTGAACAAAAATGGAATGCTCCACCGGTATATGTCGATTCCGATTTTGGTGGGTTCCGCGAGGTGAGTGAGTGA
- a CDS encoding prepilin peptidase, translating into MSAVAIALGVFGLLIGSFLNVLIYRVPLGRSVVSPPSSCPGCSAEIRPQDNIPVLSWLLLRGRCRHCSMPISRRYPAVELGTGLFFFAVSWLTLPAVFAAVSAPATVAAILATIASLYLAAVTVALTLIDIDVHRLPNAIVLPSYIVAIVLLGGASLLSGDGEAALRALAGMVALAAAYYLMALAYPGGMGLGDVKLAGLLGLYLGYSSWSALAVGSFGAFILGGIFSIILIATRRATRKSGIPFGPWMLAGAWVGLSAGQNIWASYLGLFGLTAI; encoded by the coding sequence GTGAGTGCAGTTGCCATCGCGCTGGGCGTGTTTGGGCTTCTGATCGGTTCATTTCTCAACGTACTCATCTACCGGGTGCCGCTCGGCCGCTCTGTGGTGTCGCCACCCAGTTCGTGCCCCGGATGCTCGGCAGAAATCCGCCCGCAAGACAACATTCCCGTGCTCTCCTGGTTACTGCTGCGCGGCCGCTGCCGACACTGCAGCATGCCAATCTCGCGGCGCTATCCGGCAGTCGAGCTTGGCACCGGACTCTTCTTCTTCGCAGTCTCATGGCTCACCCTGCCCGCAGTCTTCGCTGCCGTCAGCGCACCGGCCACAGTGGCGGCCATCCTCGCCACTATTGCATCCCTCTATCTGGCCGCCGTCACTGTCGCCCTGACACTAATCGACATCGACGTGCACCGCCTGCCCAACGCGATCGTTCTGCCCAGCTACATCGTCGCGATCGTCCTACTCGGCGGAGCCAGCCTCCTGTCTGGTGATGGCGAAGCGGCACTGCGGGCACTCGCGGGAATGGTCGCGCTTGCCGCCGCGTACTACCTGATGGCACTCGCCTACCCCGGGGGGATGGGCCTCGGCGACGTCAAGCTCGCCGGCCTACTCGGGCTCTACCTCGGCTACAGCAGCTGGAGTGCGCTCGCGGTGGGGTCATTCGGGGCATTCATTCTCGGTGGAATATTTTCGATCATCCTTATCGCCACCCGCCGTGCAACCCGCAAAAGCGGGATACCATTTGGGCCATGGATGCTCGCAGGTGCCTGGGTCGGGCTTTCCGCCGGGCAAAATATCTGGGCGAGTTACCTGGGTCTATTCGGGCTCACGGCGATCTAG
- the pilM gene encoding type IV pilus assembly protein PilM, protein MASTIVGVDIGATGIRGAEVSGPSNARPTLMRYAEVPLPAGAVIKGEVIAPELVATALKKLWSVGGFGSKQVVMGVGGSRVIARDVTVPKAPLKLIREMLPLHVQEVLPFPAKDAVLDFYPISDGEDNTVSGLLVAVLETTVAKNMTAARLSGLKPVNVDLNAFALSRVNFWNQTGNETVALVDVGASTTTVVVATAGVPSFVRIIPIGGDEVTNTLASKTAIDRDAAERVKRGLGLAAASTAEERLASAAIYEATGQLIVSIRDTLNYFATVQPSIIVSRLAISGGASRLRGFHDALAEYTRLPVATPNVLAALNLRKSAEKSIGSFGADASPIVAVGLALGGQA, encoded by the coding sequence ATGGCTAGCACTATCGTCGGTGTAGATATCGGCGCCACCGGCATCCGCGGTGCAGAAGTCAGCGGTCCGTCCAACGCACGACCAACGCTGATGCGCTACGCCGAAGTGCCCCTCCCCGCCGGCGCCGTAATCAAGGGTGAAGTTATTGCGCCCGAACTCGTCGCCACCGCCCTCAAGAAGCTCTGGTCGGTTGGAGGCTTCGGATCGAAGCAGGTCGTTATGGGGGTGGGGGGCTCTCGAGTTATTGCGCGCGACGTCACCGTGCCCAAAGCACCGCTCAAGCTGATCCGAGAAATGCTGCCCCTTCACGTGCAAGAAGTTTTGCCGTTTCCCGCCAAAGATGCAGTGCTCGACTTCTACCCGATAAGCGACGGCGAAGATAACACCGTCAGCGGCCTCCTTGTTGCCGTACTCGAAACCACGGTCGCAAAAAACATGACAGCGGCCCGACTCTCAGGCCTCAAACCGGTCAATGTTGACCTCAACGCGTTCGCGCTCTCGCGAGTGAACTTCTGGAACCAGACCGGCAACGAAACCGTCGCCCTTGTTGACGTCGGCGCATCGACCACCACCGTGGTAGTTGCCACCGCCGGGGTGCCGAGCTTTGTGCGAATCATCCCCATTGGCGGCGACGAAGTCACCAACACCCTCGCGTCAAAGACCGCAATTGATCGTGATGCGGCCGAGCGAGTCAAACGCGGATTGGGCCTTGCCGCCGCCTCAACCGCCGAAGAACGTCTCGCCTCCGCCGCCATCTATGAAGCCACCGGGCAGCTCATTGTGAGCATCCGTGACACGCTCAACTATTTCGCAACCGTGCAACCGTCAATCATCGTCAGCAGGCTGGCAATCTCAGGTGGCGCATCGCGCCTGCGGGGCTTTCATGACGCCCTCGCCGAATACACGCGACTGCCGGTAGCAACACCCAACGTGCTTGCCGCACTCAACCTTCGCAAATCCGCCGAAAAGTCGATCGGATCGTTCGGAGCCGACGCATCACCCATCGTGGCCGTCGGACTCGCCCTGGGGGGTCAAGCATGA
- the rpsL gene encoding 30S ribosomal protein S12, producing the protein MPTIQQLVRKGRTPKVVKTKAPALKSNPQQRGVCTRVYTTTPKKPNSALRKVARVKLSNGTEVTAYIPGEGHNLQEHSMVLIRGGRVKDLPGVRYKIVRGALDTQAVKNRKQARSRYGAKKDKK; encoded by the coding sequence GTGCCCACCATTCAGCAGTTGGTGCGTAAGGGACGCACGCCAAAGGTCGTCAAGACCAAGGCCCCCGCCCTTAAGTCCAACCCGCAGCAGCGCGGCGTTTGCACGCGTGTTTATACGACCACCCCAAAGAAGCCAAACTCGGCGCTTCGCAAGGTCGCTCGTGTCAAGCTTTCCAACGGTACCGAGGTCACCGCATACATTCCCGGAGAAGGCCACAACCTTCAAGAGCACTCGATGGTGCTCATCCGTGGCGGACGTGTTAAAGACCTTCCTGGTGTCCGCTACAAGATCGTTCGCGGAGCGCTCGACACTCAGGCCGTTAAGAACCGTAAGCAGGCGCGTAGCCGCTACGGCGCGAAGAAGGATAAGAAGTAA
- the rpsG gene encoding 30S ribosomal protein S7, with the protein MPRKGPAPKRPVVADPVYGAPIVSQLVNKILLDGKKGLAERIVYGALAGVTEKTGQDAVVTLKKALDNVRPTLEVKSRRVGGSTYQVPVEVKSHRANTLALRWLTSYAKGRREKTMTERLTNEILDASNGLGAAVKRREDTHKMAESNKAFAHYRW; encoded by the coding sequence ATGCCTCGTAAAGGACCAGCACCCAAGCGTCCCGTAGTCGCGGATCCGGTTTACGGCGCACCCATTGTCAGCCAGCTCGTCAACAAGATCCTTCTTGATGGCAAAAAGGGCCTCGCAGAGCGCATCGTTTACGGCGCACTCGCCGGCGTAACCGAGAAGACCGGCCAAGACGCCGTCGTCACGCTCAAGAAAGCACTCGACAACGTGCGCCCGACCCTAGAGGTCAAGTCGCGTCGTGTCGGTGGCTCGACCTACCAGGTTCCTGTTGAGGTCAAGTCGCACCGTGCAAACACTCTTGCACTGCGTTGGCTCACGAGCTACGCCAAGGGTCGTCGTGAAAAGACGATGACTGAGCGTCTCACCAACGAAATCTTGGATGCATCGAACGGACTTGGCGCCGCTGTAAAGCGTCGTGAAGACACCCACAAGATGGCCGAATCCAACAAGGCATTCGCACACTACCGCTGGTAG
- the fusA gene encoding elongation factor G — protein sequence MAQDVLTDLKKVRNIGIMAHIDAGKTTTTERILYYTGVNHKIGETHDGASTTDWMEQEQERGITITSAAVTCFWDKNQINIIDTPGHVDFTVEVERSLRVLDGAVAVFDGKEGVEPQSETVWRQADKYDVPRICFVNKMDKMGADFYYTVDTIVKRLGARPLVLQLPIGLESAFEGVVDLVEMRALTWRGDSKGDVEMGSKYAIEEIPEDLKEKAAQYRTALLEVVAETDDAIMERYFAGEEITVPEIKAAIRKLTVNSEIYPVLCGSAFKNRGVQPMLDAVIDYLPSPVDVPPLEAHSPRDEEKIIIRKPESTEPFAALAFKVAVHPFFGRLTYIRVYSGRLDSGGAVANSTKGKKERIGKIFQMAANKEIPVDSVTAGHIYAVIGLKDTTTGDTLCDLNDQVVLESMTFPDPVIEVAIEPKTKADQEKLGIAIQKLAEEDPTFRTEQNQETGQTVIKGMGELHLDILVDRMKREFNVEANVGKPQVAYRETLRRVVEKHDYTHKKQTGGSGQFAKVQISLEPMEVEGDKVYEFVNKVTGGRIPREYINSIDQGFQASMGVGVLAGFPMVGVKGIILDGAAHDVDSSEMAFKIAGTMAFKEAARKADPVLLEPLMAVEVRTPEEYMGDVIGDLNSRRGQIQSMEDATGVKVVRAHVPLSEMFGYVGDLRSKTSGRAVYSMTFDSYSEVPRAVADEIIQKNKGE from the coding sequence GTGGCACAGGACGTGCTCACGGACCTAAAAAAGGTCCGCAACATTGGCATCATGGCTCACATCGATGCTGGCAAGACCACCACGACAGAGCGCATCCTGTACTACACGGGTGTAAACCACAAGATCGGTGAGACTCACGACGGCGCTTCGACCACAGACTGGATGGAGCAAGAGCAAGAGCGTGGCATCACGATCACCTCTGCCGCTGTGACGTGTTTCTGGGACAAAAACCAGATCAACATTATTGACACCCCCGGCCACGTTGACTTCACCGTCGAGGTGGAGCGTTCGCTCCGCGTTCTCGACGGTGCCGTTGCCGTGTTCGACGGTAAAGAGGGTGTGGAGCCGCAGTCGGAGACTGTATGGCGTCAGGCCGACAAGTACGACGTACCCCGCATCTGTTTCGTCAACAAGATGGACAAGATGGGTGCAGATTTTTACTACACCGTCGACACCATCGTTAAACGCCTCGGCGCACGCCCGCTGGTCCTTCAGCTGCCCATCGGGCTCGAGTCCGCATTTGAGGGCGTTGTTGACCTCGTCGAAATGCGTGCACTGACGTGGCGTGGAGACTCCAAGGGTGACGTCGAGATGGGCTCTAAGTACGCCATCGAAGAGATCCCAGAAGACCTCAAGGAGAAGGCTGCTCAATACCGCACCGCCCTCCTCGAAGTTGTTGCTGAGACCGATGACGCCATCATGGAACGCTATTTCGCCGGCGAAGAGATCACCGTTCCCGAGATCAAAGCTGCGATCCGTAAGCTCACCGTGAACAGCGAAATCTACCCGGTGCTGTGTGGTTCAGCGTTCAAGAACCGCGGCGTTCAGCCGATGCTTGACGCCGTTATTGACTACCTTCCCTCGCCTGTCGACGTGCCTCCGCTGGAAGCACACTCGCCTCGCGACGAAGAGAAGATCATCATCCGCAAGCCAGAGTCGACTGAGCCGTTCGCGGCTCTCGCCTTCAAGGTTGCCGTTCACCCCTTCTTTGGTCGCCTCACGTACATTCGCGTGTATTCGGGACGACTCGACTCCGGTGGGGCTGTAGCTAACTCGACCAAGGGCAAGAAGGAGCGCATTGGCAAGATCTTCCAGATGGCCGCCAACAAAGAAATTCCTGTCGACAGCGTCACCGCGGGTCACATCTACGCCGTCATCGGCCTCAAGGACACCACAACCGGTGACACCCTGTGTGACCTCAACGACCAGGTCGTACTTGAGTCGATGACGTTCCCCGACCCCGTGATCGAGGTAGCGATCGAGCCGAAGACGAAGGCCGACCAAGAGAAGCTGGGTATCGCTATCCAGAAGCTCGCCGAAGAAGACCCCACGTTCCGTACCGAACAGAACCAGGAAACTGGCCAGACGGTTATCAAGGGAATGGGTGAACTTCACCTCGACATCCTCGTAGACCGCATGAAGCGCGAATTCAACGTTGAAGCCAACGTCGGTAAGCCGCAGGTTGCGTACCGCGAAACGCTTCGTCGCGTTGTGGAGAAGCACGACTACACCCACAAGAAGCAGACGGGTGGATCGGGTCAATTCGCTAAGGTGCAGATCTCGCTTGAGCCGATGGAAGTCGAAGGCGACAAGGTTTACGAATTCGTGAACAAGGTCACTGGTGGGCGTATTCCCCGCGAATACATCAACTCGATTGACCAGGGTTTTCAGGCTTCGATGGGTGTCGGAGTTCTCGCAGGATTCCCCATGGTTGGCGTTAAGGGAATCATCCTCGATGGTGCCGCTCACGATGTTGATTCGTCAGAAATGGCGTTCAAGATTGCGGGCACGATGGCATTCAAAGAGGCCGCGCGCAAGGCCGACCCCGTTCTCCTCGAGCCGCTCATGGCGGTCGAGGTTCGTACTCCCGAGGAGTACATGGGAGATGTCATTGGTGACCTCAACAGTCGCCGCGGGCAGATCCAGTCCATGGAGGATGCGACCGGCGTTAAGGTCGTTCGCGCCCACGTACCGCTGTCGGAAATGTTCGGCTACGTCGGTGACTTGAGGTCGAAGACCTCGGGTCGCGCGGTGTACTCGATGACGTTCGACAGTTACTCTGAGGTTCCCCGTGCGGTAGCTGATGAGATTATTCAAAAGAACAAGGGCGAGTAA
- the tuf gene encoding elongation factor Tu — protein sequence MAKAKFERTKPHVNIGTIGHVDHGKTTLTAAISKVLADKFPSSTNVQRDFSSIDSAPEERQRGITINISHVEYETPKRHYAHVDAPGHADYIKNMITGAAQMDGAILVVAATDGPMAQTREHVLLAKQVGVPYLLVALNKSDMVDDEEILELVELEVRELLSSQGFDGDNVPVVRVSGLKALEGDEKWTQSILDLMVAVDENVPDPIRDKDKPFLMPVEDVFTITGRGTVVTGRAERGTLAINSDIEIVGIRPTQKTTVTGIEMFHKQLDEAWAGENCGLLLRGTKREDVERGQVVVKPGSVTPHTNFEGTAYILSKDEGGRHNPFYANYRPQFYFRTTDVTGVITLPEGTEMVMPGDTTDMTVELIQPIAMEEGLGFAIREGGRTVGAGKVTKVLA from the coding sequence GTGGCTAAGGCCAAGTTCGAGCGGACCAAGCCGCACGTAAACATCGGAACCATCGGTCACGTTGACCACGGAAAGACCACACTCACCGCAGCCATCTCGAAGGTACTTGCAGACAAGTTCCCCTCGTCGACTAACGTGCAGCGTGACTTCTCGTCGATTGACTCGGCTCCGGAAGAGCGTCAGCGCGGTATTACCATCAACATCTCGCACGTTGAGTACGAGACCCCCAAGCGCCACTACGCCCACGTAGACGCTCCGGGCCACGCCGACTACATCAAGAACATGATCACCGGTGCAGCTCAGATGGACGGTGCAATCCTCGTGGTTGCTGCGACCGACGGACCGATGGCTCAGACTCGCGAGCACGTTCTGCTCGCGAAGCAGGTTGGTGTTCCTTACCTGCTCGTAGCACTCAACAAGTCCGACATGGTTGACGACGAAGAGATCCTTGAGCTCGTTGAGCTCGAGGTTCGCGAACTCCTCTCCAGCCAGGGCTTCGATGGCGACAACGTTCCTGTTGTTCGCGTATCTGGACTCAAGGCTCTTGAGGGCGACGAGAAGTGGACCCAGTCCATCCTTGACCTCATGGTTGCTGTTGACGAGAACGTTCCTGACCCCATCCGCGACAAGGACAAGCCGTTCTTGATGCCGGTTGAAGACGTCTTCACGATCACCGGTCGTGGAACCGTTGTTACGGGTCGCGCCGAGCGTGGAACTCTCGCCATCAACTCCGACATCGAGATTGTGGGAATCCGTCCGACCCAGAAGACCACGGTCACTGGTATCGAGATGTTCCACAAGCAGCTCGACGAGGCGTGGGCCGGCGAGAACTGTGGTCTGCTGCTTCGTGGAACGAAGCGTGAAGATGTAGAGCGTGGCCAGGTTGTTGTTAAGCCTGGTTCCGTTACTCCTCACACCAACTTCGAGGGAACCGCATACATCCTTTCCAAGGATGAGGGTGGGCGTCACAACCCGTTCTATGCGAACTACCGTCCGCAGTTCTACTTCCGCACCACCGACGTCACCGGCGTCATCACGTTGCCCGAGGGCACCGAGATGGTTATGCCCGGCGACACCACTGACATGACCGTTGAGCTCATTCAGCCCATCGCCATGGAAGAGGGCCTCGGCTTCGCTATCCGTGAGGGTGGCCGCACCGTAGGTGCCGGTAAGGTAACCAAGGTTCTGGCGTAA
- a CDS encoding IclR family transcriptional regulator, whose amino-acid sequence MTEIPAARNTMAVLRHLASRPGPVQASSLARELTLPRSSVYQLLAVMIDEGFVVHYPEDRTYGLSSLVSEIGSSAVRNERLSRLATTLMHSLASQAPIPVVAHLAVLSGGEVSYAARVQGSRAPTTVSAVGVRLPAHLTATGRAMLAQLTAPQVRAIYPTRSSLTRRHSAGPQTLPELSQLLTATRERGWAMEIGDVTTDYASVGAASFDRNGHPSAAIGLTFRADAVENLWDELGAATVAAARALTARLTGRTS is encoded by the coding sequence GTGACTGAGATCCCGGCGGCCCGCAACACCATGGCGGTGCTTCGACACCTCGCCTCCCGGCCCGGACCCGTGCAGGCATCAAGCCTCGCGCGCGAGCTGACCCTTCCACGGTCATCCGTCTACCAACTGCTGGCGGTGATGATCGATGAAGGTTTTGTCGTGCACTACCCGGAGGATCGTACCTACGGTCTCAGTTCACTCGTCTCTGAGATTGGCTCCTCGGCTGTGCGCAACGAACGCCTGTCGCGGCTGGCCACCACCCTCATGCACAGCCTGGCAAGCCAAGCACCCATCCCGGTGGTGGCCCACCTTGCTGTGCTGAGCGGTGGCGAAGTCAGCTACGCGGCGCGCGTTCAAGGCTCCCGAGCACCGACGACAGTATCCGCCGTCGGAGTGCGATTGCCAGCACACCTCACCGCCACCGGGAGAGCAATGCTCGCCCAACTGACCGCGCCTCAAGTGCGCGCCATCTACCCCACACGAAGTTCGCTCACGCGTCGCCACTCCGCAGGCCCCCAAACACTCCCGGAGCTGAGCCAACTGCTCACCGCCACGCGAGAACGTGGGTGGGCGATGGAGATCGGTGACGTGACCACCGACTACGCCTCCGTGGGGGCGGCATCCTTTGATCGCAACGGTCACCCCTCGGCCGCTATTGGCCTCACCTTTAGGGCGGATGCCGTTGAGAATCTCTGGGATGAGCTCGGTGCCGCGACCGTCGCCGCCGCCCGCGCACTCACGGCCCGGCTCACCGGACGCACCAGCTAG